From the Nodularia sp. NIES-3585 genome, one window contains:
- a CDS encoding efflux RND transporter periplasmic adaptor subunit, whose protein sequence is MEAQIQEIDDEAASPLKNSKKIGVRNLLIASGMVAAIAFGVYERLSAGEEVAVSAPLAVQVIKLEPVQSYQVTRFYTGEVVATRRSDLGFERGGKVIEIIFNRGQSVEKGAVIARLDTQNLQAQLAQLAAQRSRAVAELRELQNGPRKETIAVARSQVADLQNRLRLENIRRDRRSSLYEEGAISREQLDEVAFNRDALADRLAAAQSELEALQNGTRQEQIAAQAATVAQIAASMADVEISIEKSTLRAPFRGVVGERNLDEGTVVQAGQAIVRLVENLTPEVEIGVPPQVVQTLKVGSRQQVQVSEQIYAAQVLAYKPEINPQTRTRTVVLQLVTTGQTMPASGEIARLQVEQMVSTQGFWLPVTALIKGERGLWSCFAIAPEGETYRIERRDVEVLYTEGDRVLVRGTIVAGEEVVNSGTHRLVSGQIVNKE, encoded by the coding sequence ATGGAAGCCCAAATTCAAGAAATAGATGATGAGGCTGCCTCGCCTTTGAAGAATTCAAAAAAAATCGGAGTCAGAAATCTGTTGATTGCGAGTGGGATGGTGGCAGCAATCGCCTTCGGGGTGTATGAACGGTTGTCTGCGGGAGAGGAAGTCGCGGTTTCTGCCCCGTTGGCAGTGCAAGTCATCAAGCTTGAGCCAGTACAGTCATACCAAGTGACGCGCTTTTATACTGGGGAAGTGGTGGCGACTCGCCGCAGCGATTTGGGCTTTGAGCGGGGAGGCAAAGTCATTGAAATCATCTTCAATCGCGGACAAAGCGTAGAAAAAGGCGCAGTCATTGCCCGGTTAGATACGCAAAATCTCCAAGCACAATTGGCACAGTTAGCAGCGCAGCGATCGCGTGCAGTCGCAGAATTACGAGAATTGCAGAATGGTCCACGCAAAGAAACCATTGCCGTGGCGCGTTCCCAAGTGGCAGATTTACAAAATCGGTTGCGGTTGGAAAATATTCGTCGCGATCGCCGCAGTTCTCTATACGAAGAAGGGGCGATTTCCCGTGAACAGTTGGATGAAGTGGCATTTAATCGGGATGCCCTGGCCGACCGTCTGGCCGCAGCCCAGAGTGAATTAGAAGCGTTGCAGAACGGTACACGCCAAGAACAAATCGCCGCCCAAGCCGCAACGGTAGCCCAAATTGCAGCCAGTATGGCCGATGTGGAAATCAGTATTGAAAAAAGCACCCTCCGTGCGCCCTTTCGTGGTGTGGTCGGGGAACGAAATTTAGATGAAGGCACTGTGGTGCAAGCAGGACAGGCCATCGTGCGCCTAGTGGAAAATCTCACCCCTGAAGTGGAAATTGGCGTACCGCCCCAAGTCGTGCAGACCCTGAAAGTGGGGAGTCGTCAACAGGTGCAGGTGAGCGAGCAAATTTATGCTGCCCAAGTGCTGGCATATAAACCAGAGATCAACCCCCAAACCCGGACTCGGACAGTGGTTTTGCAATTGGTGACTACAGGTCAAACCATGCCAGCATCAGGAGAAATCGCGCGTCTGCAAGTGGAACAAATGGTATCAACCCAGGGATTTTGGTTGCCAGTAACCGCCTTAATTAAAGGAGAGCGAGGATTGTGGTCTTGCTTTGCGATTGCGCCAGAGGGAGAAACCTATCGCATCGAACGGCGGGATGTGGAAGTGTTATATACCGAAGGCGATCGCGTCTTGGTACGTGGCACCATTGTCGCCGGGGAAGAAGTTGTCAACAGTGGCACTCACCGCTTGGTTTCTGGGCAAATCGTGAATAAGGAGTAG
- a CDS encoding PadR family transcriptional regulator encodes MSLAHAIATILLQSPRTGYDLSKEFNERVSCYWQATSQQIYRELARMQAKDWVEVEVLPQSARPDKKIYSLTDVGRQELISWIAKPSEATAIREDLLVKVRSGFIVPEDILIREIERRKQFHQQKLEYYRSRELEFGDLNHLSRPQRHIYLTLRCGIRYETMWIEWCDEAIASLLMQQEGHQ; translated from the coding sequence ATGAGCCTAGCCCATGCGATCGCCACCATCTTGCTTCAGTCTCCTCGGACAGGCTACGACCTGAGCAAAGAATTTAATGAAAGAGTAAGTTGCTATTGGCAAGCCACCTCTCAGCAGATTTATCGAGAACTGGCACGAATGCAGGCGAAAGACTGGGTAGAAGTGGAAGTATTACCACAATCGGCTCGTCCTGACAAAAAAATCTATTCTCTCACCGATGTAGGTAGACAAGAATTGATTTCTTGGATTGCCAAACCTTCAGAAGCAACCGCAATCCGTGAAGATTTACTGGTAAAAGTACGCAGTGGGTTTATCGTTCCTGAAGATATCCTCATCCGTGAAATTGAACGCCGCAAGCAATTCCACCAGCAAAAACTGGAGTATTATCGCTCCCGCGAACTAGAATTTGGCGATTTGAATCATTTATCTCGCCCGCAACGACACATCTATCTCACCCTGCGGTGCGGGATTCGCTACGAAACTATGTGGATTGAATGGTGCGACGAAGCGATCGCTTCTTTGTTAATGCAACAAGAAGGTCACCAATAA
- the mazG gene encoding nucleoside triphosphate pyrophosphohydrolase — MDGSLAALQELIQVVARLRSPDGGCPWDLAQTAESLIPYVVEEAYEVVDAIREGDREGIQEELGDLLLQVVLQAQIAGESGDFNLEAVVRGISQKLIRRHPHVFGDVSVQGVDEVRQNWEAIKAQEKGEVPQKHQFSTKLARYYRTLPPLMAAMKISEKAAAVGFEWENIDGVWAKFHEELGEFQQALAEETPERQQAELGDLLFAVMQLARWHDLDPSAALQGTNQRFVQRLQKMEAVVDRPLSDYSLDELESLWQQAKAQIAQEQS; from the coding sequence ATGGATGGGAGTTTGGCGGCGTTGCAGGAGTTGATTCAGGTGGTGGCGCGGTTGCGATCGCCTGATGGGGGTTGTCCTTGGGATTTGGCACAAACTGCTGAAAGTCTGATTCCTTATGTTGTGGAGGAGGCTTATGAGGTGGTTGATGCGATTCGGGAGGGGGATCGGGAGGGGATTCAGGAGGAGTTGGGAGATTTACTTTTACAGGTGGTTTTACAAGCCCAAATTGCTGGGGAGTCGGGGGATTTTAATTTGGAGGCGGTGGTGAGGGGGATTTCTCAAAAGTTGATTCGTCGTCATCCTCATGTGTTTGGTGATGTGTCTGTCCAAGGTGTGGATGAGGTTCGGCAAAATTGGGAGGCGATTAAGGCACAGGAGAAGGGGGAGGTTCCACAGAAGCATCAGTTTAGTACAAAGCTGGCTCGTTATTATCGGACTCTTCCCCCTCTGATGGCGGCGATGAAGATTTCCGAAAAGGCTGCGGCTGTGGGGTTTGAGTGGGAAAATATTGATGGGGTTTGGGCAAAGTTTCACGAAGAATTAGGCGAGTTCCAACAGGCTTTGGCTGAGGAAACACCAGAACGTCAACAAGCGGAGTTAGGTGATTTATTATTTGCGGTTATGCAACTGGCGCGTTGGCATGATCTTGACCCTAGTGCAGCTTTACAGGGGACAAATCAGCGCTTTGTGCAGAGATTGCAAAAAATGGAGGCGGTTGTTGATCGCCCCCTTTCTGATTACAGTTTGGATGAGTTAGAGTCTCTTTGGCAGCAGGCAAAAGCCCAAATTGCTCAAGAGCAGTCATAG
- a CDS encoding metal-binding protein produces MPSGGTHDRITLYTLPVIAGVTLWQTRSSNLTLLVAGGFMFSGLMFGPDLDIYSRQFQRWGFLRCIWRPYQKKLRHRSVFSHGPIIGTIIRVIYLGCLLWLVATVFLVVGEVLGILAVTWQDLSVALGRSLVVYTTEYLALFLGLELGAMSHSLSDWGGSAYKRVQKQGVRGLFSGKGRRRKGGVKRRGTLR; encoded by the coding sequence ATGCCCTCTGGTGGAACCCACGATCGCATCACTTTATATACTCTGCCTGTAATCGCCGGTGTGACTTTATGGCAAACTCGCAGCAGCAATTTAACCCTGTTGGTTGCTGGTGGGTTTATGTTTAGCGGTTTGATGTTCGGCCCTGATTTGGATATTTACTCGCGTCAGTTCCAACGCTGGGGCTTTTTGCGCTGTATTTGGCGACCTTATCAAAAAAAGCTGCGCCATCGTTCTGTTTTTTCTCATGGGCCGATTATTGGCACAATTATCCGGGTGATTTATCTGGGTTGTTTGCTGTGGTTGGTGGCTACGGTGTTTTTGGTGGTGGGGGAAGTGCTGGGAATTTTGGCTGTGACTTGGCAGGATTTAAGTGTGGCTTTGGGGCGATCGCTTGTGGTTTATACTACGGAATATTTGGCTTTGTTTTTGGGGTTGGAACTCGGTGCTATGAGTCATTCTCTCAGCGATTGGGGGGGTTCGGCTTATAAGCGGGTGCAGAAGCAGGGGGTGCGGGGTTTGTTTAGTGGGAAGGGGAGGAGGAGGAAGGGAGGAGTTAAACGCAGAGGTACGCTAAGGTAA
- the leuC gene encoding 3-isopropylmalate dehydratase large subunit yields the protein MSKGTLFDKVWNLHTVGTLPSGLTQLFIGLHLIHEVTSPQAFAMLRERGLKMLFPERTIATVDHIVPTENQARPFVDSMAEDMIQALEQNCQENNITFHNIGSGNQGIVHVIAPEQGLTQPGMTIACGDSHTSSHGAFGAIAFGIGTSQVRDVLASQTLALSKLKVRKIEVNGTLNPGVYAKDVILHIIRTLGVKGGVGYAYEYAGTTFDQMNMEERMTVCNMAIEGGARCGYVNPDQVTYDYLKGRDFAPKGAEWDKAVTWWESIKSDADAEYDDVVVFDAADISPTVTWGITPGQGIGVNQFIPKPEELLEEDRFIAEEAYQYMDLFPGQPIKGTKIDVCFIGSCTNGRISDLREAAKIAQGRHVAEGVKAFVVPGSERVKQEAEAEGLDKIFEAAGFEWREPGCSMCLAMNPDKLQGRQISASSSNRNFKGRQGSSSGRTLLMSPAMVATAAIQGEVSDVRELL from the coding sequence ATGAGCAAAGGCACCCTGTTTGATAAAGTTTGGAACTTACACACCGTTGGAACACTTCCTTCAGGGCTGACGCAACTATTTATCGGGCTTCACCTGATTCACGAAGTCACCAGTCCCCAAGCCTTTGCCATGTTGCGGGAAAGGGGTTTGAAGATGCTGTTTCCAGAACGAACTATAGCCACAGTCGATCACATCGTCCCGACGGAAAACCAAGCCCGCCCATTTGTCGATAGCATGGCGGAAGATATGATCCAGGCTTTAGAACAAAACTGTCAAGAAAATAATATTACCTTTCATAACATCGGTTCTGGTAATCAAGGGATAGTCCACGTCATCGCCCCAGAACAAGGACTGACTCAGCCAGGAATGACGATCGCTTGTGGTGATAGTCACACATCTAGCCACGGCGCATTCGGTGCGATCGCATTTGGAATTGGTACTAGCCAAGTCCGGGACGTTCTCGCCTCTCAAACCCTAGCTTTATCTAAACTCAAAGTTCGCAAAATAGAAGTGAACGGGACTTTAAACCCTGGTGTTTACGCCAAAGATGTAATTCTGCACATCATTCGGACATTAGGTGTAAAAGGTGGCGTAGGTTATGCGTATGAATACGCTGGAACTACCTTTGACCAAATGAACATGGAAGAACGGATGACCGTTTGCAACATGGCCATTGAAGGTGGCGCGAGATGCGGTTATGTTAACCCTGATCAAGTCACTTATGATTACTTAAAAGGTAGAGATTTCGCCCCCAAAGGTGCAGAATGGGACAAAGCCGTGACTTGGTGGGAATCCATCAAAAGTGATGCTGATGCAGAATACGATGATGTTGTAGTCTTCGACGCGGCGGATATTTCCCCTACAGTTACTTGGGGAATTACACCCGGTCAAGGTATCGGCGTAAACCAATTTATACCCAAGCCGGAAGAATTGCTAGAAGAAGACCGATTTATTGCGGAAGAAGCTTATCAATACATGGATTTGTTTCCCGGTCAACCGATAAAAGGCACTAAAATTGATGTCTGCTTTATTGGCAGTTGTACCAACGGCAGAATTAGCGACCTGAGAGAAGCCGCAAAAATTGCCCAAGGTCGTCACGTAGCAGAGGGAGTCAAAGCCTTTGTTGTCCCAGGTTCCGAACGCGTGAAGCAAGAAGCCGAAGCCGAAGGACTGGATAAAATCTTTGAAGCAGCCGGCTTTGAATGGCGTGAACCTGGGTGTTCCATGTGTTTAGCCATGAACCCCGACAAACTCCAAGGCAGACAAATCAGCGCGTCTTCCTCCAACCGCAACTTTAAAGGCCGACAAGGTTCATCCTCTGGTCGCACATTACTCATGAGTCCGGCCATGGTGGCGACTGCGGCTATCCAAGGGGAAGTTTCAGACGTGCGCGAGTTGCTATAA